The Bacillota bacterium genome has a window encoding:
- a CDS encoding 2'-5' RNA ligase family protein — translation MGTHQRSVLCLIPEHGIQGLERFRRQYINHSGRDIPFHVTLLDSFPLPAVDEANKLKRIARETSRFEFVANPISSFPTTNVLYLTPSPLAPIEELTQRLYRVFPEFRPQTGFPVFHMTVALGNPEPQNKEIIATYFAQFGKQPLPLRAKSLSVYTQSDEQWHRCLTAELG, via the coding sequence ATGGGAACTCACCAACGCAGCGTACTTTGTTTAATCCCGGAACATGGTATTCAGGGGTTGGAGCGCTTTCGCAGGCAGTACATAAACCATTCTGGCAGGGATATTCCTTTTCATGTCACTCTTTTGGATAGCTTTCCATTGCCAGCTGTTGATGAGGCAAACAAGTTAAAACGTATTGCTCGGGAAACATCCAGATTTGAGTTTGTGGCCAACCCTATATCCAGTTTTCCCACCACAAATGTCTTGTATCTGACACCTTCGCCGCTGGCTCCGATAGAAGAGCTAACGCAACGTCTGTACCGCGTATTTCCAGAGTTTCGCCCTCAAACAGGGTTTCCAGTTTTTCATATGACAGTGGCCCTGGGTAACCCGGAGCCACAGAACAAAGAGATAATTGCTACTTACTTTGCCCAATTCGGCAAGCAGCCTCTGCCATTAAGGGCCAAGTCCTTAAGCGTGTATACTCAGAGTGACGAACAATGGCACCGTTGCTTGACAGCGGAGCTTGGGTAG
- a CDS encoding metallophosphoesterase family protein, which yields MKIAVISDIHGNMPALEAVLADIEVKDVSRIICLGDLVGKGPSTMEAIELCHAKCDEIVVGNWDKFLANTDQSSSGIDYFRRQLGTTGLEYLRKLPEYTEFYLSGKLVRLFHAHPLDVFKRIHPTSELSERENMFAEPTLAGPQKYQGVSDIAGYGDIHWAYIQNVQGKILFNAGSVGNPLDLTMASYVILEGEYESQQSAAFSTHFCRVPYDIEQAILQAEEHAVPELEAYKTELRTAVYSRKKQ from the coding sequence ATGAAAATAGCAGTGATTTCGGATATCCATGGAAATATGCCTGCACTAGAAGCGGTGTTGGCGGACATTGAAGTAAAAGATGTCTCCAGGATAATTTGCCTGGGGGATCTGGTGGGTAAGGGCCCAAGCACAATGGAAGCGATTGAGCTCTGCCACGCCAAATGTGACGAGATCGTAGTTGGGAACTGGGATAAATTCCTCGCCAATACCGACCAGAGCAGCAGTGGAATTGATTATTTCAGACGGCAGCTGGGGACCACGGGGTTGGAGTATCTCCGCAAGCTGCCGGAGTATACCGAGTTCTACTTGAGCGGCAAGCTGGTACGATTGTTTCACGCCCACCCCTTGGATGTATTTAAACGCATCCACCCGACCAGTGAGTTGAGTGAACGGGAGAATATGTTTGCTGAGCCAACACTGGCGGGGCCCCAGAAGTATCAGGGAGTATCAGATATAGCTGGATATGGCGATATCCATTGGGCTTACATACAAAATGTGCAGGGGAAGATTTTATTCAATGCTGGCAGTGTCGGTAACCCGCTTGACCTGACAATGGCATCGTATGTTATTTTGGAAGGCGAATACGAGAGCCAGCAGTCCGCCGCTTTTTCGACCCACTTTTGTAGAGTGCCCTACGACATCGAGCAGGCTATCCTGCAAGCTGAGGAGCATGCGGTTCCGGAGCTGGAAGCATACAAGACTGAATTGCGCACAGCTGTTTATTCGCGCAAGAAGCAGTAG
- a CDS encoding ABC-F family ATP-binding cassette domain-containing protein: MHVLNAENISKAYSDQPLFQGVSFGISSGDKIGLIGSNGSGKSTLAGIVAGNMQPDSGEIVLGGEVRVHYLPQFPEFDSDSTIIQEVFRGEDPALQALCRYHSLTAQVETGQEELAPELARLNIQLDNLNAWQVESSAKAALTRLGIEDFSREISSLSGGERKRVALARALITPCDLLVLDEPTNHLDTGAILWLEDFLQKRTGALLMITHDRWLLSRVSNRILELDRGGFLDCSGGYQRFLEQKAEWAEKQQAALRKHRAALKRELTWMLQGAKARSTKEKTRKDRYQELKDQTFLADKSAVELDIASSRLGKKVIELADISICRGGKQLVREFSYTLLPRDRIGIVGPNGSGKSSLLDVIAGLVPPESGDVQRGETVKIGYYRQQAGELDENKRVLEYARGIREAVKTASGEMISVGKMLEQFLFTGPSQWTYIRDLSGGERRRLYLLGILMEEPNVLLLDEPTNDLDIDTLTVLEHYLDDFPGAVVAVSHDRWFLDKTTEHLFCLDGQGGIERYTGSFSDFLARQAPAQQGDADKDKRPQRPRRQKTKLSYREQQEYDGLEAEIDELQGRVDELVKEQAEAGSDFVRLAELHKEQEKLEQELEQKMTRWLELEQRKEELAQCSRTGGQVPRSDR, encoded by the coding sequence GTGCATGTTTTGAATGCAGAAAATATAAGCAAAGCATACAGCGACCAACCCCTTTTCCAAGGGGTTAGTTTTGGTATATCCTCCGGGGACAAGATTGGCCTGATTGGCAGCAATGGCTCGGGAAAGTCTACGCTAGCCGGAATTGTTGCCGGCAATATGCAACCCGACTCGGGTGAGATTGTACTCGGTGGCGAGGTCCGGGTCCATTATCTACCCCAGTTTCCGGAGTTTGATTCCGATAGCACCATCATCCAGGAAGTATTCCGGGGAGAGGACCCAGCTCTGCAGGCCTTGTGTCGCTATCACTCTTTAACAGCACAAGTTGAGACGGGCCAAGAGGAACTTGCCCCTGAACTAGCTCGTCTTAACATTCAGCTGGACAATCTCAATGCCTGGCAGGTGGAGAGCAGCGCCAAGGCGGCCCTGACCCGGTTAGGTATCGAGGATTTTTCCCGGGAAATATCTTCTTTGTCCGGCGGGGAGCGCAAGCGGGTGGCGCTGGCCCGGGCCCTGATTACCCCCTGCGATTTACTGGTTTTGGACGAACCGACCAACCATCTAGATACCGGCGCGATTCTCTGGCTGGAGGATTTTCTGCAAAAGCGCACCGGGGCGCTTTTGATGATTACCCACGACCGCTGGTTGTTGAGTCGGGTATCGAATCGGATTCTTGAGTTGGACCGGGGCGGATTTTTAGACTGCTCCGGCGGGTATCAACGGTTTTTGGAACAGAAGGCCGAGTGGGCAGAAAAGCAGCAGGCGGCGCTGCGTAAGCACCGGGCAGCCCTCAAACGGGAACTTACCTGGATGCTTCAGGGCGCCAAGGCCCGTTCTACCAAGGAAAAAACCCGCAAGGACAGGTATCAGGAATTGAAGGATCAGACCTTTCTAGCCGATAAATCTGCGGTCGAGCTGGACATTGCCAGCAGCCGCCTCGGTAAAAAGGTTATTGAGCTGGCAGACATCAGCATCTGTCGGGGTGGCAAACAGCTGGTTCGTGAGTTTAGTTATACATTGCTGCCCCGGGACAGGATTGGCATTGTCGGGCCCAACGGCAGCGGCAAGAGCTCGCTCCTGGACGTAATTGCTGGCTTGGTCCCTCCTGAGTCGGGAGATGTTCAGCGGGGTGAGACCGTTAAGATTGGCTATTATCGTCAGCAGGCAGGCGAGTTGGATGAGAATAAGCGGGTGCTGGAATATGCCCGGGGAATCCGCGAGGCGGTGAAGACGGCCTCAGGAGAGATGATTTCGGTTGGTAAGATGTTGGAACAGTTCTTGTTCACCGGCCCCAGCCAGTGGACATATATTCGGGACTTGTCTGGGGGCGAGCGGCGGCGCCTGTACTTGCTGGGCATTCTCATGGAAGAGCCCAATGTGCTGTTGTTGGATGAGCCAACCAATGACCTGGATATTGACACACTCACTGTGCTGGAGCATTATCTCGATGATTTTCCCGGTGCCGTGGTGGCAGTGTCCCACGACCGCTGGTTTCTGGACAAAACAACTGAGCATTTGTTTTGCCTTGACGGCCAGGGCGGCATAGAGCGCTATACCGGCAGTTTCAGTGATTTCCTCGCCCGGCAGGCACCAGCGCAGCAGGGCGATGCAGATAAGGATAAGCGCCCGCAGCGGCCCCGACGGCAAAAGACCAAGCTCAGCTATCGGGAGCAGCAGGAATACGACGGGCTGGAAGCTGAGATTGACGAGCTTCAGGGGCGTGTCGATGAACTGGTGAAAGAGCAGGCTGAGGCAGGCAGCGACTTTGTGCGCCTGGCGGAACTGCATAAAGAGCAGGAAAAGTTGGAGCAGGAGTTGGAACAGAAGATGACTCGCTGGCTGGAGCTGGAACAGCGTAAAGAAGAATTGGCGCAGTGTTCCCGGACAGGGGGACAGGTCCCTCGTTCGGATAGGTAG